In Cynocephalus volans isolate mCynVol1 chromosome 3, mCynVol1.pri, whole genome shotgun sequence, one DNA window encodes the following:
- the LOC134371794 gene encoding zinc finger protein 835-like: MAHKGDPAEDCVQELNELSQTPRTTLNTAATQAVFPRDSRPQRCCTPRKSPKKKHAEAGEGEKAGSHKKKWKCKDCGKAFSYCSSIILHQRIHTGEKPFACPECGMAFRQSVHLTLHQRTHTGEKPYACGQCAKAFTRVSYLTQHQRMHTGERPYVCRDCGKRFSNRSHLIQHHIIHTGERPYKCLQCGATFSYVSSLIDHQKIHTTERPYKCGECGKAFIQGSSLTLHQRTHTGERPYTCHECGKSFSNRSYLIRHHIIHTGEKPYDCSSCGKAFSRASTLAQHQRTHSGEQPYTCQGQRPYTCQECGKAFIRGSSLTRHQRTHTGERPYKCSECGKAFIEGSSLTRHQRTHTGERPYTCQECGEAFSNHSHLIRHRIIHTGEKPYKCSVCGKAFSRGWSLTLHQRTHTGERPYTCHECGKAFSSRSHLNQHHIIHTREKPYECSACGKAFSYSSTLIRHQRTHADKKHYSCGPCGDTFAQLPHLTQHLGSHREEKPGHSGDLAETCVDQQKS, encoded by the coding sequence ATGGCCCACAAGGGAGACCCTGCAGAGGACTGTGTCCAGGAACTCAATGAACTCAGCCAAACCCCAAGAACCACATTGAATACTGCTGCTACCCAAGCAGTCTTCCCTAGGGACAGCAGGCCCCAGAGGTGCTGCACGCCAAGGAAGAGCCCGAAGAAGAAGCATGCGGAGGCTGGCGAGGGGGAGAAAGCTGGCAGCCACAAGAAGAAGTGGAAATGCAAGGACTGTGGGAAGGCCTTCAGCTACTGCTCCTCAATCATCTTGCACCAAAGAATCCACACCGGGGAGAAGCCGTTTGCATGCCCCGAGTGCGGCATGGCCTTCAGACAGAGTGTACACCTGACCCTGCACCAGCGCACGCACACAGGCGAGAAGCCCTATGCGTGCGGCCAGTGCGCCAAGGCCTTCACACGGGTGTCCTACCTGACACAGCACCAGCGCATGCACACGGGTGAGAGGCCCTACGTGTGCCGGGACTGTGGCAAGCGCTTCAGCAACCGCTCACACCTCATCCAGCACCACATCATACACACTGGGGAGAGGCCCTACAAGTGCCTGCAGTGTGGGGCCACCTTCAGTTACGTGTCGTCCCTCATTGATCACCAGAAGATCCACACCACAGAGCGGCCCTACAAGTGCGGCGAGTGCGGCAAGGCCTTCATTCAGGGCTCATCCCTCACATTGCATCAGCGCACACACACAGGCGAGCGGCCCTACACCTGCCATGAGTGCGGCAAGTCCTTCAGCAACCGTTCCTACCTGATCCGGCACCACATCATTCATACCGGGGAGAAGCCCTACGATTGCAGTAGCTGCGGCAAGGCCTTCAGCCGGGCCTCAACCCTCGCGCAGCATCAGCGCACGCACAGTGGCGAGCAGCCCTACACCTGCCAAGGCCAGCGGCCCTACACCTGCCAGGAGTGCGGCAAGGCCTTCATCCGAGGCTCGTCCCTCACCCGGCATCAGCGAACACACACAGGCGAGCGGCCCTACAAGTGCAGCGAGTGCGGCAAGGCCTTCATCGAGGGCTCGTCACTCACGCGGCATCAGCGCACGCACACAGGCGAGCGGCCCTACACCTGTCAGGAATGCGGCGAGGCCTTCAGCAACCATTCCCATCTGATCCGGCACCGCATTATTCATACTGGGGAGAAGCCCTACAAGTGCAGTGTCTGTGGTAAGGCCTTCAGCCGGGGCTGGTCTCTCACGCTGCATCAGCGCACGCACACGGGCGAGCGGCCCTACACCTGTCACGAGTGTGGCAAGGCCTTCAGCAGCCGCTCCCACTTGAACCAGCACCACATCATTCATACCCGGGAGAAGCCCTACGAGTGCAGTGCCTGCGGCAAGGCCTTCAGCTATTCCTCGACCCTCatccgacaccagaggacacacgcAGACAAGAAGCACTACTCGTGTGGCCCCTGTGGGGACACCTTTGCTCAGCTCCCACACCTGACTCAACACCTGGGCTCTCACAGGGAGGAGAAGCCTGGTCACAGTGGTGACCTTGCAGAAACCTGTGTGGACCAGCAGAAGAGCTGA